A single genomic interval of Megalobrama amblycephala isolate DHTTF-2021 linkage group LG17, ASM1881202v1, whole genome shotgun sequence harbors:
- the ss18 gene encoding protein SSXT isoform X1 gives MSVAFAQHRQRAKGDITPAGIQKLLDENNQLIQCIMDFQSKGKTAECSHYQQMLHRNLVYLATIADSNQNMQSLLPAPPTQNMPMNQSGATPQLPHGHSMPPEGPPAPHMQSQMNGQIPGPNHMPIQGPGPNQTPSIPSGSMNMPASSHGSMGAYNHAVPSSQGLQSQGQMNMSQGQPMGNYGPRPNMNMQPSQGPIMHQQAPAQQYNMPPSGGGGQHYQGQQTPMGMMGQGNHVMGQRPMPPYRPPHQGPPQQYAGQEEYYTEQYSHGGQGAPEGNAQYGQQQEAYQQGPPQQQGYPPQQQYTGQQGYPGQQQAYGPSQGAPSQYPNYPQSQGQQYSAYRPPQPGPPQGQPQRPYAFDQGQYGNYQQ, from the exons ATGTCTGTGGCTTTCGCACAGCACCGGCAGCGCGCCAAGGGCGATATAACGCCTGCCGGAATACAAAAG TTACTGGATGAAAACAATCAGTTGATTCAGTGCATCATGGACTTCCAGAGTAAAGGAAAAACAGCCGAATGTTCACA CTACCAACAGATGCTACATAGAAATCTAGTGTATCTGGCCACAATAGCAGACTCTAATCAAAACATGCAGTCTCTGCTTCCTGCG CCTCCCACTCAGAACATGCCCATGAATCAAAGTGGTGCGACTCCTCAGCTCCCACATGGTCACAGTATGCCCCCAGAGGGACCGCCCGCCCCACACATGCAGAGCCAGATGAACGGACAGATACCAG GTCCAAACCACATGCCCATACAGGGCCCTGGGCCCAACCAGACACCCAGCATACCCAGTGGTTCCATGAACATGCCAGCCAGCAGCCATGGCTCCATGGGGGCGTATAACCACGCTGTGCCCTCCTCACAGGGCTTGCAGTCACAGGGGCAAATGAACATGAGCCAGGGGCAGCCCATGGGCAATTACGGTCCTCGGCCCAACATGAACATGCAGCCCAGTCAGG GGCCTATAATGCACCAGCAGGCTCCTGCCCAACAGTACAACATGCCCCCTTCTGGTGGAGGTGGGCAGCATTACCAGGGGCAGCAGACCCCCATGGGCATGATGGGTCAAGGCAATCACGTGATGGGGCAGAGGCCCATGCCCCCCTACAGGCCGCCACATCAAG GACCTCCTCAGCAATATGCTGGTCAAGAGGAATACTACACGGAGCAATACAGTCATGGAGGACAGGGAGCACCAGAGG GAAACGCACAGTATGGTCAGCAGCAAGAGGCCTATCAGCAGGGTCCACCACAGCAGCAGGGTTACCCACCGCAGCAGCAGTATACCGGACAGCAGGGATACCCTGGACAACAGCAGGCCTATG GTCCATCTCAGGGCGCTCCAAGTCAGTACCCAAACTACCCCCAGAGTCAAGGGCAGCAGTATTCAGCCTACAGACCACCACAGCCCGGACCACCACAGGGACAGCCACAGCGCCCCTATGCGTTTGACCAG GGGCAGTACGGCAACTACCAGCAGTAG
- the ss18 gene encoding protein SSXT isoform X2, protein MSVAFAQHRQRAKGDITPAGIQKLLDENNQLIQCIMDFQSKGKTAECSHYQQMLHRNLVYLATIADSNQNMQSLLPAPPTQNMPMNQSGATPQLPHGHSMPPEGPPAPHMQSQMNGQIPGPNHMPIQGPGPNQTPSIPSGSMNMPASSHGSMGAYNHAVPSSQGLQSQGQMNMSQGQPMGNYGPRPNMNMQPSQGPIMHQQAPAQQYNMPPSGGGGQHYQGQQTPMGMMGQGNHVMGQRPMPPYRPPHQGNAQYGQQQEAYQQGPPQQQGYPPQQQYTGQQGYPGQQQAYGPSQGAPSQYPNYPQSQGQQYSAYRPPQPGPPQGQPQRPYAFDQGQYGNYQQ, encoded by the exons ATGTCTGTGGCTTTCGCACAGCACCGGCAGCGCGCCAAGGGCGATATAACGCCTGCCGGAATACAAAAG TTACTGGATGAAAACAATCAGTTGATTCAGTGCATCATGGACTTCCAGAGTAAAGGAAAAACAGCCGAATGTTCACA CTACCAACAGATGCTACATAGAAATCTAGTGTATCTGGCCACAATAGCAGACTCTAATCAAAACATGCAGTCTCTGCTTCCTGCG CCTCCCACTCAGAACATGCCCATGAATCAAAGTGGTGCGACTCCTCAGCTCCCACATGGTCACAGTATGCCCCCAGAGGGACCGCCCGCCCCACACATGCAGAGCCAGATGAACGGACAGATACCAG GTCCAAACCACATGCCCATACAGGGCCCTGGGCCCAACCAGACACCCAGCATACCCAGTGGTTCCATGAACATGCCAGCCAGCAGCCATGGCTCCATGGGGGCGTATAACCACGCTGTGCCCTCCTCACAGGGCTTGCAGTCACAGGGGCAAATGAACATGAGCCAGGGGCAGCCCATGGGCAATTACGGTCCTCGGCCCAACATGAACATGCAGCCCAGTCAGG GGCCTATAATGCACCAGCAGGCTCCTGCCCAACAGTACAACATGCCCCCTTCTGGTGGAGGTGGGCAGCATTACCAGGGGCAGCAGACCCCCATGGGCATGATGGGTCAAGGCAATCACGTGATGGGGCAGAGGCCCATGCCCCCCTACAGGCCGCCACATCAAG GAAACGCACAGTATGGTCAGCAGCAAGAGGCCTATCAGCAGGGTCCACCACAGCAGCAGGGTTACCCACCGCAGCAGCAGTATACCGGACAGCAGGGATACCCTGGACAACAGCAGGCCTATG GTCCATCTCAGGGCGCTCCAAGTCAGTACCCAAACTACCCCCAGAGTCAAGGGCAGCAGTATTCAGCCTACAGACCACCACAGCCCGGACCACCACAGGGACAGCCACAGCGCCCCTATGCGTTTGACCAG GGGCAGTACGGCAACTACCAGCAGTAG